The Erigeron canadensis isolate Cc75 chromosome 1, C_canadensis_v1, whole genome shotgun sequence genome segment tcttataaagcattttgccttcttttttataagaaaatatgaTTTGAACAACCAAAAATACTcatattctttattcactaatttaaacatttctacctaatataataaccttaaatctcaaccactcattttttttctctcccctcaaatttcaaccactcattttttctctttcatccataaatcattttatttctctaatttattcaaaatcttttatctgaaaaaccgtatatcgataaattataaaaattgtatgggtattcttaaaatttcatgctctttcattaaagatgtcattcgatatactttcgacgaatttttaaatccgagggcggaagcccgtacggctaaggcatttggctatcatactatgtgacttgacctatcaccccaccatctcaccaacACAACACGCGGGCACTATCTcgtatagatatacatatagatagatatagtcCAGTCCAAACTGACGGCTTTTTTAGGCCCAAAAATATTAGGCTTTGTAAAAGGTTTTCTTCTGAAatctttactttattttttttttagaatttatctgtttatgattttttttggaaaatgataatgacagccctaagggctgttaCTAACAAgatattacatgtttaaaaacttgtacattatatattaaaaaccgctCTTTTGTCtttctaacagcaaggtacaagTTTTAATGCActcaattagtttttactgacaaccctaaaggttatcactaacaaaacccttcttttttatctatattttcaaacttttcaaaTAAGCAATCATTTGGTTTCAAATAAGCAATCATTTGGTTTGGAACCTCTTTGACAAGTGGTTACAGATGAACACGGGTCAAAACCCAGCGTCGGCCTTCGGGCTCCGGCTCAATAAGCACTTTGTTTCTAGAGTTTTTTTAACTCAGAAGCCTGGTGCAGTTCAGCTTTGAAAGTTAATTGCACATATAAATCGTACTACACATCTAAAAGCCAAGTCGTTTTTATCAAGGAAAGAGAAGCTATCAAATGAAACACCACAATTATAGACGACCATCTCTTTGCTTCTAATTACTCTTTACTTCTTTCAAGCTTATAATAGCAAAGCTCAAACTTTAAACATTTGTATATTTTAAACAAGCTAACCACACCAGAAACACCAAGAAGAAACAAAATCCGCAGctcaattattaatatatagaaaCAAGTATTCTGTTGATTTCATCACAAATATATCAAGAACAAGCATAACGAACACAAACACGACGCTGGATTGGTCCTCTACATGAAGGGCAGTCCTTCATTCCCTGTTTTTCATGAAGCTCGTTACATTTCGTACAAACAACTTGATGTGCACATGGGAGGAAAACGACAGACTTTTCTTCTGATAAACACATAACACATTCCCGTTCACGTTTCACTCCTCCATTACCAGGAATCAGGTTGGGCGCATAATGTGTTGGAGTTTGTGGGGAAGTTGAAATTTTGACGTCTGTAAATTTACTTGGATAGCTTCCATCAACGCCTCTTTTTAAAGCAGCTATTTTTGAGGAGCCGGCTTTTAGTCTAAATATGGAGATTTCTTTCTTGAGCTTTTCTATATCTTCTTTGTACTTTTGGAGATTTTTATCGGCTTTTAGTCTTGCTAAATCTTCTCTTGATTTAGCCTTAACATCACCTTCTTGCCTTTCTATTCTAATCTTAGTGGCTTGATTAATCAATTCTTGTTTGGCTTTCTCTTCTTGTTTCCATTTTGTCTGCACATAGAACACCTACGATGAGATATTCAGAAAGCAAATAGTAAAAGACCATAAGTAACTAGAAGGTCCGCTTAATCAAACGTATTTGTCTTATAAATTTGGTATTATATGGACAGTTACACACATTCATACATTATTCACTCCTCATGGATTTTTGATAGCTCCTAAACATACATGTGGAACTTATTTCCTTAAACCTCAGTttgcttttaaaacaaaatgatcaACAGATAAACTTATCAAGTGCATATTGAAGATCTCATAATCATATCAATTACATTTCAGTCCTATCAGATGCATCTCACTAACCTAAGAGTTCACTAGTAGATGTCTATTTTATAGTCCACAATCTAGGGAGACGTTCAAGATAAAAGTCCACTTATAATAGAATGTGATTAAGTGAATAGAGGATTTTGGAAGTGTCGCTTTTGAAGTGTCTAATGGACAGATGTTACATCTTGATGTTCCTTTTTTACAATGCACCTAACACTATTACCACATTATGGTGTAAAAAGGTGTTCAGTATCATGTCTGCACCAGAATTCTTCCTACACTCTCTACCATAAGAAGACTTTTCTCATGATCCCCCACCGTCACACTCGGTTACCTACTTTCAGTTTATTAATTCATTGAACTCCGTTATTTTGAATTGAAATTGTTAAATTAGATAACACATGAAAAGATATTAAGAGCATAAGCATGGtgactatatatttttatgtaaacATGTACTATTGAAAAATCCAAGAATTTAGCTCTTTGGCCCTTCTAAATTACTAGCACATTGTTTGGCAATAGCAGCTGAATGACAAATTGTTGCATAGTAACAGTTTTCTCCATCCCGTAATTAACATTCGAACATTCTCGAAGCAACATAAAACACCATTGTCTCAGTAATTTTAATGTAAATGTCAAAAATGATGGGTAGtatcacaaaattttaaaagatggCACTGTTGTAGACCACATCAGAGTTTACTCACGAAAACTGTCATATACTTGAATATAGAAGAAAATCACATCACATGTCATAATGCACCGTCTATAAGATAAATAAAGTCCAATATAGTATGAACATACCTCGAGTTCATCTCTTCGTTCTTTAGCCCGCTTCAGATCTTCTTGCAGCTGACCCAACTTACGCTTCTCGGCTATTAGCTCCTCTTGCAACGTTGATTTCTGCTTCTCCCCCAACTGCAGTTGCATCAGTGTGTGTTTCTCTCTCTCCGATACCTCTACACAGCTAGCAGCTGACTGGGCTGCCTGTAAATGTGCAGCCTCCATCTCTAGCCTCAGATTAGCATTCTCCTTTTTCAATCTACAAACGGTGCCATCAGCTCGTCCAACCTGACTACTAGCCTTTAACAAAGCTTTCTCTATATCAGTAAGCTTCTTTAAGGTGTTCTGTTCCAATGTATGCTTCTCTTTCTTTAACCTCTCTacttcttctttctcttttcttagTGTTTTAAGCTCGGCTTTATCTTTACCAAGCCTGCAAGCAGCTTGCATAACCTTCTGGTTAGCCCATTCATTCCATTCCTTCAACTTACTTTGGAGCTCAACTACACGTGGTACAAGCGTTGCAATTGTATCATCTTTTTTATCTTGTGGGATCCACTTCACACTCACAGGGGACTTTTCATTGGGCACGGTAGAAAAATCAATATTTGGAACCTCAGGTAGTGTAATATCTTCGAATTTTTCGAGAACTGAAAGAGAAAACTCGGTTTCAGCCACTGATAATGCTGGAGGGCCCTTTGAAattgtttcatcttttttaCCTTGTGGGATCCGGTGCTGAAAGGACGTTTCATTGGGCATGGAAGGAAAACTAAGATTTGGAACCTTGGGTAGTGAAAGATCGctgaatttttcaagaagtgaAAGGGAGAACTCGGCTTCAGCTACTGATAATGCTGTAGAGTTATCTGTAGAGGAGGACAAAGATGTGATATTGGTATTAGCGTCTCTATTAGATAGTGAAGGGGAAGTGAGGCGGATTTGTGTGGTGccattattgtttatatcacTAATCATCAAGGAACTACTTTTAAAACTGATACTTGTAGAATGTGACACAGACTTTAGTTTCTTATCAAAAATTAAGCCGCCAAAGTTACCAAGTTTTGCACCTCTAGAAGCCCCTTTGGATCCACGTGAACGGTAGCTTTTCTCCACACGGACTGATTTCTGTCTTGGTACATAATCTCTCTTACCAACGCCGTTGATCTTTTTACTCCCGACAGGTTTATCTTCATGGTTTTGGGAGGAAAGGCTGACGGATTTACTCATGGTCCAAGGATTGGAACTCTTGTTTCCTTTCTGTGACACCAAACTGCAGTAAGCGGCGGGCTTTGGTTTTGTACGAGTAACTGCTGGCTTTGACAATGGCTctgaaataatataatactcCGCCTCCGCGTTAGATGGACTCAGAAGACTGTCAACACTCTTAACTTCCTTCCTCGACTGGGTTTCAACCGACTTAGAAAAAACACCATTTGAAACCCCATCACCTAACGCATCAACATCCAACGCACACGCATGAGACACATCCATATCCGATATCAACAACAACCACATTGCATCCCCAGTACTAGATCCCGGCCTAGCTTCACGAATAACAGAAACCAATTTCGCAAGTATACACTTCTCCATTTCCTCTAGATTCTCAAACTCATACTCCCTCCGCGGACCAACCACTGATCCGTTTTCAAGAATACCCCTAGTAGTGTCCTCTACATTCGCCACAACGTCTTTACCACCATAACAAAAACCACACCTAAGAACCGCCTTAGTAACATCTTCTTCACTATAACCATACAAAACAAGTTTCTTAACAACATTTTTCAATATAGCATCCAAATTATCCAACAAAAGTCCTTCTAGCTCAAATTCCGTTAAATCACTCCAATCGATATTATCATCACTCCTTTTTAGTTCAACCTTATTCCCTATCTCTAAACACGACTTTCCTAACTCGAGTTTCACCGTATCCACATGTAACTCATCACTCTCACTCGAGCATTCGCTCTCCAAACCCGATGGTAGTGACTGTGATGAATCACCTATAAATTTTCTCTTATtcctaattttcttttcttcactAACAGAAGCCATCTTTTTTGTATTATATCACACAcctataagtatatatatatttcataaatcaaacaataataatttcAATATAATAACTGATTGTtaatataaattacaaaaaacctaaaacattaattaatataatactccgtataatataagcaaataataaattaattaaaatcaatacaaaaaaataatattcataCCAGAAGCTGTACAgacttgattaattaattaattgtatctGCAACAGGAAAAAAGGAAAACacaaattttaattgttaactaattaattatactttcaCAATAATAAAATAGGGTAAATGGTAATACATTATGGATACATTATTCACAATCAATAGATGAGAAAAATAAAAGggaattaaattaaattgtataaaagaaaaatgaaattagaTATGTTATTGTTGGAATGGAATGTTTTGTACTAGTAGTGGTAGTAACGAAGATACCGAAATGAGAGAATcaactgtgtgtgtgtgtgtgtgtatgtagcAGAAAGCATCGGATGAGAATCGAAAATGTGAGAATCAAAATTTTTTGATTGTGTTTGGttggattatatattttttgggtgTCTCTTTCTCTgcctctttatatatatgccaagaagaagaagttgttcTTAGGGCATCGTTAATggttaatttatagaaaaataatgaaaaatggtTTTATAACTAGATTTATATCCGCGCAATGGTACTGATGGAGGAGGTGACGGGGGAGTGTGGAGATGGTAGTGAAGACGGTGATGAgggtgatggtgatgatgaatGTTAAAGTtgttattgtaattattttaaatgttGGAGATCTATAATAtaagttatttcattaaatgtataataggtatattagatggaaatgtttaaattaataaacgaagatgaagggtatttttggtttttcaaaggcagaaagtttaaataaaaaaatggatggtttgttttattagatagtataaaaaagctttaaaaacatttttttatatataaggaATTATTATATTACAATTAAATATGAGTGATGATTTCTACACTACATATTTTTAACCGTACACCATTAAATGTGGTTTAGAGTGTTAACTGTACAATACTGTGAAACACGTTTAGTGTTGAAAAGCTAAAAGTAGGTAGTGTGTAAATCACTACCcattaagtatagatataggatgtttattttcattaatagaataaataataacctttttaataaaaaaaatcaaattttttagtgatacaaagttttttgaaagatttttttaacaatttttttttatcaaattgtTATGCTTATAATTATAGGATATTTTCAATAGAGCTTTTTGAAAAGCTTCTTATAAAgtttttactattttataaaagaagatGATATATGCACCAtgactttttattaaattaccACATTGTATAAGTATTATAATAAACTATACGAGTAGATGATGCATAAATGTGGTACCTTAATAAAAACTCATGATACGAATATCATATCTTTTTCATAAAGCTTTATTACAAACTTTTTATCATTagagtgaatttttttttaacaatggtTAAGAAAATTCAAATgacacacacactctctcatttgttttgtatataaagaataattaaaatactttttttgAGGTTTGATCATTGGTGTAATATCTTggtaaaagaaaatttaaaaaacttctAATCAATAACTTGATCAATAGAGATTCTTTTGCAAAATGGAACAATTCTTTTTAGAATTTATTTCCtgattttttttccatataactACACCCGATTATTTTCGCTCTTTATAAAATCCATCAcaacaaatatttttaactaatattttatttttcgttATAGATTAATTAATCGATTATCTGGCTGATAGtgattttaaattgaaaatttattttGCGAGAAAATTTTTCTATTATAGACCCGATTAAGATAGCATATGATAGACCTTCCGATTCGTATATAATtcacatttttcaaaataaaaacctCTTTTAACAAtgtgaaaaataaatgatttgggtAGACTTGATATTAGGATTGCGAAATTGACAAACAATTTTGAACTACTAAATTATATTTACTGAAATATTCAAATGTCTCACGTTTTTATCTGtttgtatataaagaaaaaataaactaaactaaACTCCTCGTGTAATACATTGTTACTAAACTCACGTATATGATCTTTACTATCACTGTTAATCTGTAATTGCATTTCTTTTCATCACACCACCGTCAAATTATGTCATCTTTAAATAAAGTACTCAAGTAATGATGTGGATACATTAGTCAAGCGGACAAGCGGTGATCTTAGGTGGCGGATGTAAACTCATGACCtatctataaataaaaagtttagaCTTTTGACACACTAATCACAACATGAAACGCAGTAGTGGCTCAATGGTAATCAATAATAAAACAAGTGAAACAAGGGCTTTAAGCCTCAAATATTCGAATGCCTTATATTTTTCTAGTTATGCATATGATTATGTAAAAATGAGAATTAGAGAACTTAAGTTTTATTAATTGGGTGATAGTTGCTTCAACAAATACaagtttttcaaaacttaactTATGCGAAAAATTGTATTTGGTTAAACATCACATAAAAGATTAGATGAAATAACATTTCTAATCTTTTAGGAGTTATTTTATCATTTCCATTTAGTGTTTAAAATTTTTGCATTTAATCAGTTTGAAAAATTATACTCTATTTAGAATATCATTAGTTTCTTACCTGAAAAGGCCCTGATAATAAGAATTTGCTTTAGGCCTCCGATTTGATTGAGCCGCCACTGATGAAACGCCCCGTAAATAGTATCCGCTGCAACacgcggataccatgctcaTTGTTTACTTAAAAAAGCCAAATATTACATAGtaatattttgtaaaaaaatgttatataatattaatatcatgACGATACATTTACATCAAATTTAAAGTTTGTAAGaaaaaattcatataattaTACTTTATAATGTTAAcattatataagttatataatatattgttaatattatataagttatTCCATCATTTTTTTTGAATGTCGGTTGGTCAGAGCATGTTCACCCCATATGTGATCTATACACCCACCGGACAGGATGTCATCGTGGTAATTCACAGGGAAAACCCCTGATAGATCACCAAACGGCACGATATCTACGACATTAAATGCCATTTGGTGTAAAACCTGCGTCCTCTTGAATTCGAACCATGGTTGCCCAAGAAACAAACCTTCATTGGAGGTCTAGGATGCCAGTGAACTATCAACCAATTATGTAAAGATGAAAAGTTACTCAACTTGATTTTCATGTGATATTAACTATCACACCATCGTATTTATTTTCATCACGCCATCTTCAaattatctataaataaaaGTAGTAGAGTAATGACATAGGTCTAGCATTATTTAAACGGTGATCTTTCGTGATGAATGTAAAGTCGTGTTCGACTGTCAAGTTAACAAGCTCTCAAATAAAAAGTTACTAATTAAACTGAATTTTCATATGATATCAACTACTAATCGAATCATTTACCCTTTTTAACATTGTTTGACAAAAACTCATGACCCACCGTctactatatataatttttggaaAAATATCCGTACTGCAAACTTTACTTAAGCTTAGGTATTGACATATTGAAAAAAGATACATATTacacctttgaatttaataaaaatacatcacccccctgaattttacataaacctCCTcttaattttacataatccccctctgctttacctaagataggtactgcatgttttacctaatctTTCTCCTTTCAAAATACCtcatttttttattcactaatttaaacatattcaccaaagatacctataatacccttaatgaaatatttacaacataaatccctcagcctttaaaataaatatattatttctttttacatcaatcacttttacattaatacccgcaccactaccaccaccaacactgTTGCCGCCATCACCACCCGTTGCTGCCGTCACcacaccgccgcaacgcgcggacattTGTATAGTATATAGCAAATCTCATTTTTCactttaagtttcaacatttaacaTTCAACAATTTATCAAAACCACATTATATCAATAATTAATTAAGCTATCCTTTTAAGAGGGTatataattttctaatttttacttAGCTTTAAATATAcatttaatatacctataatatctcTTTTTAGTTTacaaaatttatcttttaacctaaaaaaataatcaaattatcacttttatgataattagatacaCTACTCACACTCTTCTTTGCCACCTCCCGTCGCCGCTACTATTACATCATTGCCCAGTTAACATCATAGTCCCATTGCACAATTACCTTTTTAGCAATACTAGCttattaacccgggttcaacccgggaatattgataaaagttttataaaaacgtATCTTCGTCATTGAAGTTGCATCAGTCCAACGGTACTCATAACCTCGAAATAATATACcttataattaacttattaacccgcataatatgcgaataatttaaaattctatTATGGCAAAACTATTGAAATGATTaccatgtatatattattaaagtttttaaaagaaaataaaaatatatttttaaagaaaaacattcttaaataacaaaaatagaaatgcaataaattttaaaaggaaagtttttatgacatcataaataaataaagttaaaaagaataaaactttaagaataaatttgaaaatgacaaataagctatttatataaattagcgatgtcataacaattttcttttatttagtatagagaTAGTTAGTATTTATTAACCGATTTTGcaaatattattttgtattttgaaGATTATTACAAGCACTCAAGCAGCTTATTTTTGCCCAAATTAACTCTTATTACTCTCAACGCATTTAATactctttttatatttaaaaaaatattttgataggctattatctatactctatattaaaaagaataaacctagtattgaaagttacatgggaaaATATTAGAAATACTCTCTATTAAAATAACACACCCTAAATACAATATACCCCCACCCTAAATGAAATATATACATCATCAGTcattcaacttttaaaataacatattaaatacagttacatcaataatctacGCTATTCGTTGTCACAACCATCAGTCACTGCCGCATTTACGCAGACACCATGCTAGTTGTAGATTTACGATGATTTTCAATGCTAGCTCGATTGCAGCTAGATTGCTCAGTAGGGACTACTAATGGACTATCAGAAACGAAGTGGGGAGTTTTCCAAAACAGAAATAAAATCGTACACTTGACTGAGAAATAGCATAATACTTCTTCGTGAATGCGGCGTTGTATTATTGTCCGCTCATCCCCTTCGTCAGCTCTTTGATCGGGATACTATTACCTAGGTTCCCCTTTTTCTTCGCTCTTTCGGAACCGGTACAGAAATGGGTGCTTTTTCTACGTTGTTTACCTTAGTTACTGGGGGTTTCGGGGAAGACCTATGTGGGGCACCTTTTGGGTGTGGGATGCCCGTGTGTTACTCGTAAAAGTTTATTACTTACCCAAATCAAGTTTATTAGTTACAAAATTTGTTAACTATACTATactgtagttttttttttttttgaaatgtgtGAATCATTTACTCGCAACAGAAGATTTAGtttatgttgtcttaaccgggttcgCGTTAGAGAGCCCCCTCATCTTCAATACCTAGCAGGAGAAGAAACCCTCAACTAAACCGTCCGAaagcacgacatttaattgagataaaactTTGCCCCCTCTGCAGAACTCAAACATGCTTCAGTAgaggactttatttgtgaaattccttAAAATGTCTTTTCCATGTCTCTAACTCGAGACCTCCTATATGTAAAGCTGATGCTCAACCATTAAGCTATAATGAGAAGTACACCGTATTGTAGTACATATGTAGGTAAACGCGacaatttatgattttgttttttataaagtaTAATTGTAGAAAAACTTTGCTTCTTACCTTACCTTTTTATAAGCTATAGAATAATGATCAAAATATTTTAGAGCTTATAAAGTTTTTGTTAGAAAACTATTAGACAGATGCTCGCGCGATGCAGCGGCAATGACGGTAGCGACGACAGTGTGACGAAGGCGGCAGTGGCGATGTgcaatggtggtggtggcatggCAGTGAATGTAATTTATTTGATGTAAGAGGGTTGATATGATTATTTAAGGGTTGAAAGATATATGgtgtaagttatttcattaagggtaatgaataaataataagGTAATATGgtaattttaaaatcttaattacttaaaagggataacagtttgttttatatagaaaaaaaagatttaaatatataaatatagataatatttctaataaatttaaattacaaaataaacCGATAAAGAAAAACATTTGGAGGTTATAACCCAAGTGAATAGCACATAActgtaaaacatttaattaaaccctaaaccccAATACACTCCCTCTGATTTTCTTGTTTCTTGCTGTTCCCGTTGGAGGTAAATGAATAAATCTTCatatcaaattaatttttttttatagcaaCAGAGATaaatacactatatatatatatatatatgttataagtATGTTAGAATTTGCCTTTCTATTAATCTATATGATGAAATTGTTCTCAGTGAGCTATTTAGATTGTCGAAATCAAATGCCTCTGACACATTCAATAATGgaatatatgttttattgattaataattgctgctgttgttgttgttgttatttgtCTTCggttattaaatatattttttttcttgtttactTGCACtaatatcttttaattaatagtaATAGGAGTTGGCCTCTGCAATGTGGGTCAGATTGAGGTCAAGGCTATTCTTATCTACATCGTCGATGTTGATTCAACGCGACATAACAAGAATTCCGATATTTTCAAGTGACTACATTTCTTCGTGCTCAACATCGTCTACGAGGCCATTTGTGTTTAATTACGCAACTCAGAGTCTTAAAGATGTGTGCCAgctgtatagatatataaagcCCCGAGATTACCATGATGGCAGGCCGAGAGGTTCGCTTTGGAGGGGAAAGAAGTTGCTGGGTAAAGAAGCTCTGTCTGTTATTTTGGGGTTAAAGAGAGTTAAAGATGATGAAGAGAAACTCGATAAGTTTGTTAAAATACACGTCTCGAGGCTCTTAAAGATGGATATGGTTGCTGTTCTCAATGAGCTTGAACGCCAAGAAGAAGTGCATTTAGCCGTCAAGGTTTTACTCATCCTTATTCCCTTTAATCTATTTAAGGTTTTGGACTTAGTATTTAGCAGTTGATATGTGTCTTTTAGTCGTTATAGTGATTGAATTATTTAATCATATGGTTAAAAACTGGATCAAGCTGCTGTATTGGTAATATTAAAttgaactttttgaaaaatcagaGAGTAAAACATTTATTGAACTTTAGGATCAAGCTGACGGCGGGTAGTTATGACAAGCAATTATTTACCAGCTAAAGTAGGCCGGATAAGTAGATTTTCTCAACCTAAACTGGTTTTTGTAGATTTGAAGCTAGAATTACTCATATAATTCCTGTTCTTCTATAGGTTTCAAGTGAAATATCTGCTTTTCTATGGTCGTTCTAATATCTACTTTAGGATGACTCCCTTACCAGCTTATGGAACTTTATTTAGCTTTTCGAGATTATCTGCGACATGTGTTCTGCTGCGATACTAGTAACATGAGTATTAAGAAACCATAATCACTCATGTTACGTAGGAGATAATATTAGGTGAAAGACATGATTAGGTTAAAAGTGGACCTGACTGCATATGTGCTGTATCCAGTTATTTATGTTTTAGCGTAGTGTACAGGAATTTTGTTGTTGATAAAGGAGCAGAATAGTCTTGTAACCGCAAATATCATTCACTCTCCGAACTGTGATATAGAGTTCTTGTGTAACTCTGTTATGGGAATGTAATATTTTGGCACCAGTAATTCTACAACAGTCTTTATGTGCTTGCCTTTTTATACAGCAATGACCCGCAAAGCAACCCATAGTTCTGTTTTTTAGTGAGTTAAACACTTGGAGCAAACTATCTGATGTGTAAGCTAACAAAAGTCAGAGTCAATATTTAGGCATGATAACCACGGGCCTTTGGCCTTAGTGGCGTCATCCCTCAGGTGCAAATGCTTTGTGGCCACTGTGGAGGACTTTCCTAGAAATTGGTCATGGGTTCAAATCCGTTCCCATCACTAAACATTGTCTAGAGCT includes the following:
- the LOC122584124 gene encoding protein THYLAKOID ASSEMBLY 8-like, chloroplastic; translation: MWVRLRSRLFLSTSSMLIQRDITRIPIFSSDYISSCSTSSTRPFVFNYATQSLKDVCQLYRYIKPRDYHDGRPRGSLWRGKKLLGKEALSVILGLKRVKDDEEKLDKFVKIHVSRLLKMDMVAVLNELERQEEVHLAVKMFWVIQKQDWYTPDVYLYKDLIIALSKSKKMDEAMQLWESMKKENLYPDSQTYTEVIRGFLRFGSPGDAMNIYEDMKQSPDPPDELPFRVLLKGLLPHPLLRNKVKQDFEEIFPDQSIYDPPEEIFGLR